GGGTTTTCTTTTAAAGTGAATGACGAAGAGTGAAACCCTCACTGAGGCCActccaacttaaaaaacaaactcagTTTTGAACTCATCATATAAGACCAACAACATGTTTTTGTCACTTAAGTGAGTGAGAATGGCACAGAGTGACCTCTGGAGGAGGCATGCCTGAGTTGGTAAATCAGCTTTGCCATTTTCTAGCTGTGAGACATTGGACtggttgcttaacctctctgggcctgtgtttcctcatctgtaaaagtaCCTACTTCAGAGGATGGTAATGAGGATTAAATTTGCTAATCCTGTAAAACtggaaacagtgcctggcacatagggaAAACATTCGGTAAGTGTTAGCTACCAACATTattaaaccacacacacacacacacacacacatacacacacgcacacacacacacaaagagcacttttttttttcatgtggccACAGCACTAAAGTGTCAGCTTAGTTTGCACAaccaaaaatggaaagaagagtCAAGGTGGGGAAGGAGTTTCTGACACTGTAAAGTCTAAGgaatatttctatataaaaaatagtaattaCACAATATTTGCCTAACTTAAATCCCAAACTGAGGTCATtaaaatttgtgaaaatgtaccaGACTTAAACTAAATCAAAAAGAgaaacttattaaagaatctatgTACTTCATTTTTGATCATTCAAAGTTTAAATCACGTTGAAAGCCTACATGTGCAGGTCGGGTGAGGCTGGCATGTGTGAAATTCTCCTGGACCACTTCCCCCTGTTTCTCAGACACCATCACCCCAGTGCAACAGACAGTAAGGGCTACTTTCACCAGAAGTCCTGATCAGGCATCCATGGGGTCCTCACAAGCACTTGCTAAGTTGGGGAGGCCTGATTCAAGAGGGAGCTGGATAATGaaccagaaaaataaatccagaagAGTTTTAATCCCAGACTAAAACAAACTTGGGTTCCAGAGCAGACGCGCTGCCCAGCCATTTGATTTTCACAGCCCTTAGGGGAGCGGCAAACCTGCCCTCTGGCCGGTAGTGAGGTCAGCTGGGCAGAGCCACCACCACAGTGAGCTCCATCCCTGCAGGGTCCCTCCCGTGGGGGCTGATGGCTTCCCCTTACTCCACGTGGAAGGAACTACAATTAACTTGGGAAACGTGTAAATCCGCCCAGGCTCCGGGTTACTGGTTAGGCCCCTGGCAGGGCCGTGTATCAGTCGATGAAACCCAACAACAACTCTTTCGGACAGAACCAATCTCTCTTTCCTCCGACCGACTCCGATGACGATCCTCGGATTCAACCATCCGTGCCTGTGCTGTTTAACGCCCTCAGAATGTTTAAATGCCTTCAGAatgtctcccctctcctcttttctagCTTTGAGGATTTGTTTTAACCACTTGTTTCTGAACTGCAGTTCTGGCTAATTATTGTTTATGCTTTTCTGCAATCTGCTGCCTGATTGCACAGACGGAGCGGGAGATGCCAGGGAGCGCACCTCTGGGCTGGCGGACAGAACTCGGGGAGACgggcgtggggggtgggggggtggacaCCGGATTTTAGGAAAAGCCTTCAGGGTCAGGCTTCTGCTCCCAGTGTGGTCTGCTTTTCAAGTTAAAACGGCTGCCTTCAAAATAATTAAGTCCACACATTCGCCTAGACATTCAGAATATTCTAAgttaattaaaagttttaattaagCAGATggtatttaaaagatttttttctttgaaaaaaaaaatcctttaaccCTGTGGCCACGGGAACGCAGTTTCTGGGGCGAGCGGCCGTGTCTGCAGTTCGCTCTTTCCGCCGGCGCTCCGCGCCGTCACCGCCGCGGGCCCTGGGCCTCCGGGCCGGACAGTCCGGCTCATCAGTGGAGGGAGGTGGCTCGGGAGGAGGACGAACTTCCCGCCTCCCGCCGCCCGGCAAAGCCCCCGCGTCCCCCAAGCCCAGCTGCGCGCATCCCAGCCCCAGGCGCCGGGCCCACCCGAAGCTCCGGGGCTCGCTCCCGGCTGCAGGCGCGCGGCCAGCGTTGCCAGTGCGACTTCGTTCTTTATTCAGCGTTTTTGAGTCAATCAAGAGGAACGTGGCAGGTGGAGGGCGGCCGTCTAAGAAATGGCGTGAATCTTCCTGTGGGGATTTCCGCAGCCTGCCCCAGGTGCTTCTAAAACCGCCTGACACTCAGGATTAACTGATTTTCCTGCCAGTTCCTCCCAGCCCGGCTCCCAGTGCGCCCGATCTCAGACAATCCCGGCCTCTGGTGGGTTCTACCTGGAAGCGCGCTAGTTACAGGCTACCATCCGGGCCCCCGGAATCATCACCCCAGGAGGAGGAGCGGTGGCAGAAGTCATGGCAACAATACAATCCATGACAACAGCTGCCACTTAGAGAGGCCCGCATCTGCCCGCCGGGCACCTGGCTGCGCCGCGGAGAACATGCTGCCCACTGCGCAGATGAGAGCACTGAGGCCCACGCGACCAGCGAGCTGCCAGGGCTGGGACGCGGATCCAGgcgtctggccccagagccctcaTTCGCATCAGCCGGAGTCCAGGGCCCCGGGACGGTGGGCAGGGTGACTGTCACGGCTGGCTAAACCTCAAGACTTGGGCAACTCCtgacaataataaaaacattaggacaaaggggaaggggagggagaggctgggaagagaGCGGTTTTAATCCACTCCTTCGGACCCCTTTTATCTTTCAACCGTCCCCGTCCCCAAAGAGGGGATAGGGGCAGGGAATGGGGTTCGGGTGGAGCCTCACCTTTTGTTTTCCGAAGTCTCCAGCATCCTGCAGGCTAACTGGCCTGGAGGGGTTCCCGGGACTCCAGAGAGTCATGACTGTGGGGATTGGAGGTGGTGGCCGGGGGCAAGGGGCAGGGGCCGATCGGCGATGAGATTTCCGAAGGCCGGTATCTGCACCCCCTGCCCACCTGCAAAACTCACCAGCAACTCGGTCAACCGACAGCTCAGCCCAAAGACAGCAGGAAGTACTGGGCAGAGGTCGTGATTATGACCCCGAGGGGCTGCTGTCCCTTTGGAACCGGACCCATCACCCAACACGAGAACTGAGTTTCCAGAAGCCCGGACCTCTGCGCAACCCGCATTTCTCAATCAACTGGTCCCGACTATTCTTTGAACCCCGAAGTGTCAAGTACGCTCAGAGACACGCGCCCCTGCCCTGGCTGTTTGTGTACCCCGGCCGGGAGGCGGAAACCGGCAGGCCGAGCCCCGGGCGCAGAGAAGCCTTCAAGGCCGCGCGCCGCTCCCGCCGGCTGCAGTGCGCGCCTTTGCCCGACAGGGACCAGCACTGTTCCACGCGCCgcgcgccgcccgccgcccgcccgccggctCACCCTCCCTAGCCCAGGCTGCTCGCCCGTGAAGCGGGTCTGACCCTCTTAGAAAAGTGAACAGCCTCCACCGGGCTCCGCAGGACGGCATCGCTCCCACCCCATCTCCATTCGGGCAGCAGAAGCTGCTATAGAAGTTGGTCTGGAGCAGAGAGGGCGACCGGCGAGGCGCAGACCGCCCTGGATCCgagagggaaaatgaaaaaaagagcaaCGCTGGCTTGATTGGTTTGGGGCACGGCCACAGAGGGTTGCGCGGTTCCCTGAGCGCCGTCCCAGTCGCTGCCCCACTTCTTTGGGGAGAGATTGCCTGATTAATTATAGGGCATCGAGGGCCACTGAGCCGCCAGGGCTCCTCGAGAAGTTTCCCTGGGCTGTGGCGAAAGCAGAGCCCAGCGCACCCCGTACCGCGCGGTCCTTGCTCGGACCCTCCCCGCTCCGGTGGCCCGAAGCTGTGCTCCCGTCACTCCCCCAGCACAGGCCAcgtctccctcctctccccgtCGGGATCGCGGCTGGCGCCTCTGGCTCTGGCCCTGCCGGGGAAACTCACCGGTACCAGGCGAGGCCCTTGTGGTAGCTGCGGTCGAAGAAGTGGGGCTCGGCGCCCACGGCGCGCACGTCAGGGTGCACGCGCAGGAACTCCAGCAGCGCCCGCGTGCCGCCCTTCTTCACGCCGATGATGATGGCCTGCGGCAGCTGCTTGCTCCCGGACCCACTGAAGAAGCTggagatggggctgggggagtCCGGCGCCTCGGGACTCTTCTCCTCCTGGCTCCCGGCGCCCACCGCCGTCTCCCTGCCGGCAGCCAACGGAGTGGCTGGCGCCGCCCGGAACGGCAGCCTGGAAGGAGGCCCTTCGGGACCCGCGGCCAGGGCTGGCGGGGCGTGGGCGGTGCGGGACCCCgaccccagcagcagcagcccggGCGCCGCGGCGCACGAGCCGGCGCACGAGTACAGGAACATGTAGAGCCAGATGCAGAGCATGGCGAAAAGCAGCGCGAGCTTCCTCCTCACCAGTGGCGGGGGTGGCGGCGGCTGCGGCAGGAGCCGGCCGGGGACATCGAGGCAGGATCGGCCGCCGCTCAGGCGCTGCCCCATGCGCTGCCCGCGGGCGCGGCGAGGGACATGGCTCAGCACATGGCGCAGGTCCCTCCGGAGCAGTGAGCGCGGAGAGAGTTCCCTGGACCGCGGGAGGTGCAGCTTATTGCCCTCGCGAGCCCGTGgccgctgctgccgctgctgccgccgctgctgctgctgctgctgctgctgctgctcttccCCAGGTGGCGGCGGCAGCTGTAGCGGCGGCGGCTTTTGACATGATGCCCGGAGGAGCCGCAACTGGAACGAAAGTCGGGTGGTGGCAAATGCCGGCCAGGGGCTGCTCCTGCGGCGCGACGCCGCGCTTAGGGCCAGCAGAGAGCCGCACTCCCGAGTCCTGGCTCCTCCAGACGGTGTGCACCGCGCGGCCGCTCGCCGGGGCTGCCTCCCCGCGGTCCTGCGAACTGAGCGCTGAGCGCAGCCCCGGCGCTTCCCCGCGGAGGCTGCGAAGGAAAGCTGCGCAGGAAGAGAGCCGAAGGCCGAGGCTGAGTGGGCGGGCCCGGACACCGGGAGTGACAGTCCGCTCCACCTACCAGAAACCCGGAGGGCCATGCAATTCCAGCCGCTTTGCTGAGGGTTCGGCAGCCAACCGGGTCCCGGAATGTGGGGGTGTGGAAAGGGTTTGGGGCGGTGGAGAGCAGTCTGGGGTTGCTATTGGctgagaggcaaggggcgggctCAGAGGGACTAAGCCCGGGGTCGGTGACAGGAGCAGCTGGTAGGAAGGATGCTGGAGAGACCCAGCGCTGGGAGAGGACCGACCCGCGAGTGCTGCGCTCCGGCGCCCGCGCGCACTTCCGCACTCGCTCCCCAGGAGCCGGCCTTGTGTGGGGACGCGAGTCCCCATCCAGATGTTTCGCAGGCGGGATCCTGGTGGGTTTTTGTCAGAAGtagggagggggtggaggagagtCAGGCCGGAGATGCCCGCCCACCCCACGCCTTCAGGGACTGGCACCTCTTTAGGAAGTAGAAAACgctgtcaacttttttttttttttaacgtttaaaATCTTTCCTTCTCAGTCTTTGTAGGAGTTGATCTCTCTCGGGCTGCCGGTTAACTGGGGTCAGCGTAAACTATCCTCAGGAAAAGTTCTTCCGTCGCTTCCCAAACTGCCCGAGGAAAGAAAGTTCGGGGGAAAGAAGGAGAATGTAACGGGGAGATAAAAGCTAAGGGAAAGTTTCTCGGTCGAAAAGTGACTGTTAAAGTCACGTACAGAAAGTTTTGGCCGGTTATGAGTTTGTCGGGGACGTTAGGTGAAGACAatgttctcttccctttcccctgaaTAAATATCGAAGCCAATACACTCACCTTCATTTAGGAGACGGTTTGGTTTGCTGACCTGTTACGCGAATTAAGTATCGTTTTTTCCCActgattttttcccctaagtcAAACATCAGCTCGCAAATCGATCCCTGAGTTGCACTTAACAAAGTCCACTCCGAGCCTCTCCCCCGGGGTCTCTGCAAAGTGACCCgcccgggcggggcgggggccgcgCTGCTGCGTTCCTGCCCCGCGTTCCGGTTGGAAGCGCGGGTGTTCACCCCGGTGGCGCTCAGGAAGTTCTGGATGCCTGCGACCCGGCCCCGGCGGGGACAGCGGGCCTCCCACGTCCGGCCCCGCGCGGTTCCGGGACAGAGCGTTCCTTCCGATCCCGACCCCGCGCCTGGCCCCGGACGGAGCACGGCCCCCGCTGCCCTCCCGGTCCGCGCGGGCGGGCGGCGGAACTGGGGAGCCCCGTTCCCCTGCCGCGCTGTGCCCGCGCGCCTCGCTCTCCTCCCGAGGAAGCGTCCGGAGTCTCGCAGCTCCGTCCCGGGAGTCCAGTTCCCCTCCGTGGGCAGCACACCGAGAAAGCCGGGCGGCCGTGAGCGCCTCGGGTTCGAAAATGTGCCCGAGAGCGGCGGCGGCCATCCGGCGGGGTTTGGGTGACCCTGCAGCCCCCACGGGGTCCCCGTGCGCAGCTGTGCTCCTGGTAACTCTTGAGCCCAAGACCTTTTCTACAGAACGGCTGAGGGGGAAGTAATTTAGGGAGAGAACTTCCTCCCCATTTGCATTCGCGGGGAGAATTTCTTTCCAGCTCTTTCCCCCGCCCTCCCTTGGAAGCGACTTGTTCACCCTTAGTTTCTAGTGAGattaatttattattagtttattttaaacttcTAGAACATGAAGTTTAGCCCATGAACATGCCCATTAGCTTAGCccgactccccccccccccactttggAAAAGTGAGAGGGAAAACGTTAGTGTCTCCGAAGGGTTTCTTCAAATTCGTATTATTTCGGGGGGAAATGAAGTCACTGTCTCCAGTCTTGAGGCGGCTTCAGGTTTGCTGACTTCTGTGGACT
This is a stretch of genomic DNA from Camelus bactrianus isolate YW-2024 breed Bactrian camel chromosome 16, ASM4877302v1, whole genome shotgun sequence. It encodes these proteins:
- the HS3ST3B1 gene encoding heparan sulfate glucosamine 3-O-sulfotransferase 3B1 — translated: MALRVSGRWSGLSLPVSGPAHSASAFGSLPAQLSFAASAGKRRGCAQRSVRRTAGRQPRRAAARCTPSGGARTRECGSLLALSAASRRRSSPWPAFATTRLSFQLRLLRASCQKPPPLQLPPPPGEEQQQQQQQQQRRQQRQQRPRAREGNKLHLPRSRELSPRSLLRRDLRHVLSHVPRRARGQRMGQRLSGGRSCLDVPGRLLPQPPPPPPLVRRKLALLFAMLCIWLYMFLYSCAGSCAAAPGLLLLGSGSRTAHAPPALAAGPEGPPSRLPFRAAPATPLAAGRETAVGAGSQEEKSPEAPDSPSPISSFFSGSGSKQLPQAIIIGVKKGGTRALLEFLRVHPDVRAVGAEPHFFDRSYHKGLAWYRDLMPRTLDGQITMEKTPSYFVTREAPARIAAMSRDTKLIVVVRDPVTRAVSDYTQTLSKRPDIPTFESLTFRNRSAGLIDTSWSAIQIGIYAKHLEHWLRHFPLRQLLFVSGERLIRDPAGELGRVQDFLGLKRIITDKHFYFNKTKGFPCLKKAEGSGRPHCLGKTKGRIHPDIDREVLQRLRDFYRPFNRKFYQMTGQDFGWD